From Pontibacter actiniarum, a single genomic window includes:
- a CDS encoding diacylglycerol/lipid kinase family protein: MESNKHHNLLFVINPISGDVEKEDLEEEIATICQEHHIRFEIYKTTGEHDKETIKEKLDQQKYDAVYAIGGDGTVSIVASLLINTTTPLGIVPLGSGNGLSKDLHIPQDTEEALELIHRHVVRNIDTVLLNGVPSIHLSDFGFNALVVKRFCEGDTRGPGSYAWIAMQEYLGYEAKRYRIETDAESFEGQAFMVTVANANAFGTNANINPDGILNDGKFEICLIEPFPKAAGIGILYKLYTDSIDTSVYTRTISCKKATIYNLEHEVMHIDGEPMNLGEVITAEIQPKSLKVILPLPEDEE, encoded by the coding sequence ATGGAGAGCAACAAGCACCACAACTTACTTTTCGTCATCAACCCTATCTCCGGTGACGTGGAAAAAGAGGACCTGGAAGAAGAAATTGCCACTATCTGCCAAGAGCACCATATACGCTTTGAGATCTACAAAACGACCGGCGAGCACGACAAAGAAACGATCAAAGAAAAGCTGGATCAGCAGAAGTATGACGCCGTATACGCCATCGGGGGAGATGGCACAGTGAGTATTGTCGCCTCCCTGCTCATCAACACGACTACCCCGCTGGGCATCGTTCCGCTGGGCTCCGGAAACGGGCTCAGCAAGGACCTGCACATCCCGCAGGATACCGAGGAGGCCCTGGAGCTCATTCACCGCCACGTTGTGCGCAACATCGATACGGTTTTACTTAACGGCGTGCCCTCCATCCACCTCAGTGACTTTGGCTTTAACGCCCTGGTGGTAAAACGCTTTTGCGAGGGTGACACACGGGGACCGGGCTCCTACGCCTGGATTGCGATGCAGGAATACCTGGGGTACGAGGCGAAGCGCTACCGGATAGAGACCGATGCAGAGAGCTTCGAAGGGCAGGCTTTTATGGTCACAGTTGCCAACGCCAACGCCTTTGGCACCAACGCCAACATCAACCCGGACGGAATCCTTAACGACGGCAAATTTGAGATCTGCCTCATTGAGCCTTTTCCGAAAGCGGCCGGTATCGGCATACTTTATAAACTGTACACCGACAGCATCGACACCAGCGTCTACACCCGCACCATAAGCTGCAAAAAAGCCACCATCTATAACCTGGAGCACGAGGTGATGCACATTGACGGGGAACCGATGAACCTGGGGGAGGTGATAACCGCAGAAATTCAGCCTAAGAGCCTCAAAGTGATCCTGCCGCTGCCGGAAGACGAAGAGTAG
- a CDS encoding murein L,D-transpeptidase catalytic domain family protein: MVRVLLTSITLGLLSFTSPVPKDAAAITAPLALEAKDLANSSLAAKAAVFEDHVQELYNEANLEQKGLSYQVFHKAVVGFQNFKRLKMIAPSKSVLSVVDFTKPSSEKRLWIIDLKSKKVLFNTLVAHGRNTGEGKATRFSNTPNSNMSSLGFYLTDATYFGKHGLSLRLQGKDEGFNTNAMARAIVVHGADYVSEDFVKQYGRLGRSLGCPSVPKEVSKDVIEAIKDKSVLYIHGNDAKYSSTYLNNNQAVEAFALENGADAAISM, from the coding sequence ATGGTAAGAGTATTGCTAACCTCCATCACCCTCGGACTTTTATCCTTTACGTCGCCCGTCCCCAAGGACGCGGCAGCCATCACAGCACCGCTCGCGCTGGAAGCGAAGGACCTGGCAAACAGTTCTCTGGCAGCCAAGGCCGCCGTGTTTGAGGACCATGTACAGGAACTCTACAACGAAGCCAACCTGGAGCAAAAGGGACTGTCGTACCAGGTGTTTCACAAGGCCGTGGTCGGCTTCCAGAACTTCAAGCGGCTAAAGATGATCGCTCCGTCCAAGTCTGTGCTTTCCGTGGTAGACTTTACAAAGCCCAGCTCAGAAAAGCGCCTCTGGATAATCGATCTGAAGTCTAAGAAAGTGTTGTTTAACACCCTCGTGGCACATGGCCGCAATACGGGAGAAGGAAAAGCGACCCGCTTCTCCAACACCCCCAACTCTAACATGAGCAGCCTCGGCTTTTACCTGACTGATGCCACCTATTTTGGCAAGCACGGTCTGTCGCTGCGCCTGCAGGGCAAAGATGAAGGCTTCAACACCAATGCCATGGCCAGAGCAATTGTTGTACACGGAGCTGATTACGTAAGCGAGGATTTTGTAAAGCAGTATGGCCGCCTTGGCCGTAGCCTGGGTTGCCCTTCCGTTCCGAAAGAGGTATCGAAAGATGTGATCGAAGCGATCAAAGACAAATCGGTGCTTTACATCCATGGCAACGATGCGAAGTATAGCTCAACGTACCTGAACAACAACCAGGCTGTAGAGGCCTTTGCACTGGAAAACGGTGCGGATGCAGCCATCAGCATGTAG
- a CDS encoding metallophosphoesterase produces MLIYFLVIVPTLLFTFLAFSYWQERKYRRKPFYRLSDLGWKRLPPPPAADLQQSVALLGDVGAIATDGSDPVMHLVQEWQQEVAAKGTMIFLGDNLYPIGLPDVGHRHRPMAEARLNTLIQSIKQYPGSGVFISGNHDWFKGRKGGYDQMLRQERYVEEHLGQEKSYMPHNGCPGPSTWQLADGLLLVIINTQWFVQRGEKPLGRKYECPYDDIEEFFIRLNRVLKRNTHQRVLIAAHHPLYSNAQHGGKFTVKQHIFPLTAMHKRIYIPLPIFGSLYPFYRKLFGAYEDMSHRKYKRMRKRLLRIFHRYSNLIYVGGHDHNLQHFEVRGNHYIVSGAGSKTAFVKKGGRATFTLEQLGFFVLNYYSNGEVWMECRTVPAEAGAGADVMFRKKLASVRTPLAAQ; encoded by the coding sequence ATGCTGATCTACTTTCTGGTTATCGTCCCGACACTGCTCTTTACATTTCTGGCCTTCAGTTATTGGCAGGAGCGTAAGTACCGGCGCAAACCCTTCTACCGGCTTTCTGACCTGGGCTGGAAAAGGCTACCGCCCCCGCCTGCGGCGGACCTGCAGCAGTCGGTGGCCCTGTTGGGAGATGTGGGGGCCATTGCCACAGACGGCTCAGACCCGGTGATGCACCTGGTACAGGAGTGGCAGCAGGAAGTGGCGGCAAAGGGCACCATGATCTTCCTGGGCGACAACCTCTACCCTATCGGGCTGCCGGATGTCGGCCACCGCCACCGGCCGATGGCCGAAGCACGGCTCAACACCCTCATCCAAAGTATAAAACAATACCCGGGCAGCGGGGTGTTTATCAGCGGCAACCACGATTGGTTTAAGGGGCGCAAAGGCGGCTATGACCAGATGCTGCGGCAGGAGCGCTACGTGGAGGAGCACCTGGGCCAGGAGAAGAGTTACATGCCCCACAACGGCTGCCCCGGCCCTAGCACCTGGCAACTGGCCGACGGGCTGCTCCTGGTCATCATTAACACGCAGTGGTTCGTGCAGCGAGGCGAGAAGCCGTTGGGCCGGAAGTATGAGTGCCCCTATGACGACATAGAGGAGTTCTTTATCCGGCTCAACAGGGTTCTGAAGCGCAACACGCATCAGCGGGTGCTTATTGCGGCACACCACCCGCTTTACAGCAATGCCCAGCACGGCGGCAAGTTCACGGTAAAGCAGCACATTTTCCCGCTCACCGCTATGCACAAGCGGATATACATCCCCTTGCCCATCTTCGGGTCGCTGTACCCTTTTTACCGGAAGCTGTTCGGAGCGTACGAAGACATGTCGCACCGCAAGTACAAGAGAATGCGGAAACGGCTTCTGCGCATCTTCCACCGCTATAGCAACCTGATTTACGTGGGCGGCCACGACCACAACCTGCAGCACTTTGAGGTGCGCGGAAACCACTACATCGTAAGTGGCGCAGGCAGTAAAACCGCTTTCGTGAAGAAAGGAGGCAGGGCTACCTTTACCCTGGAGCAGCTGGGCTTCTTTGTGCTGAACTACTACAGCAATGGCGAGGTGTGGATGGAGTGCCGGACGGTGCCGGCAGAGGCTGGTGCAGGTGCCGACGTAATGTTCCGGAAAAAGCTTGCGAGCGTGCGTACGCCGCTCGCGGCACAGTAG
- a CDS encoding LON peptidase substrate-binding domain-containing protein, with the protein MTPKIKYLPLFPLGIVVFPGEKLNLHVFEPRYKQLVLDCLEEGKTFGIPTFLENNVGTYGTEIELLNVEKKYANGEMDIRTKGLQIFKILQFDKMAPNRLYAGGEVEVVENRLEEDILTKIKIRENLQKLYDALGLSNLYLELPENFTSYDIGHQLGLSTEQEYTLLQLLSEQDRQEAILHHLQQVLPVVLETERLKERVRLNGHFKNLTPPNF; encoded by the coding sequence ATGACTCCAAAAATAAAGTACCTGCCGCTTTTCCCGCTTGGCATTGTGGTTTTCCCCGGGGAAAAACTAAACCTGCACGTTTTTGAGCCGCGCTACAAACAACTGGTGCTGGACTGCCTGGAGGAGGGAAAAACCTTTGGCATCCCCACCTTTCTGGAGAACAACGTAGGCACCTACGGCACCGAAATAGAGCTGCTGAACGTGGAGAAGAAGTACGCGAACGGTGAAATGGATATCCGCACAAAGGGGCTGCAGATATTCAAGATACTGCAGTTTGATAAGATGGCCCCGAACAGGCTGTATGCAGGCGGTGAGGTGGAGGTAGTAGAGAATCGGCTGGAGGAGGATATCCTCACCAAGATCAAAATACGGGAAAACCTACAGAAACTCTATGATGCGCTGGGGCTCAGCAACCTTTACCTGGAGCTGCCGGAGAATTTTACAAGCTACGACATTGGGCACCAGCTGGGGCTAAGCACCGAGCAGGAGTACACGCTGCTACAGCTGCTAAGCGAGCAGGACCGGCAGGAGGCCATTCTACACCACCTACAGCAGGTGCTGCCGGTGGTGCTGGAGACAGAGCGGCTCAAAGAGCGCGTGCGCCTCAATGGGCACTTCAAGAACCTGACACCCCCAAACTTTTAA
- a CDS encoding M48 family metalloprotease gives MRAVIKFIIALLVAAVSLVTYWCSTEENEFTGEKQHVDMTVEQEIALGLQAAPEMAQQYGGLHPDRQAAAEVKAIGQKLVQNTNVKETPYQFDFHLLADEQTVNAFALPGGQVFITAGLLKRLESEAQLAGVLGHEIGHVVARHSAEQLAKAKLTQGLTGAAAIATYDPDNPASRSGAAVAAMVGQLLNMRYGREDELESDRLAVQLTGNAGYDPRAMIKVMRILEEAGGGAGGPEFLQTHPNPGNRVTQIEQAIQEEYPNGLPEGLQQ, from the coding sequence ATGAGAGCAGTCATTAAATTTATCATAGCACTGCTGGTGGCAGCAGTGTCGCTGGTGACCTATTGGTGCAGCACAGAAGAGAATGAGTTTACGGGCGAGAAGCAGCACGTGGATATGACCGTAGAGCAGGAAATAGCCCTTGGCCTACAGGCGGCACCAGAGATGGCCCAGCAGTACGGCGGCCTGCACCCAGACAGGCAGGCCGCCGCCGAGGTGAAAGCTATCGGGCAGAAACTGGTGCAAAACACTAATGTAAAGGAAACGCCTTACCAGTTCGACTTTCATTTACTGGCAGACGAACAGACCGTGAATGCCTTTGCCTTGCCGGGCGGCCAGGTGTTTATAACGGCAGGTTTGTTAAAGCGGCTGGAGTCGGAGGCACAGCTGGCAGGCGTGCTGGGGCATGAGATTGGGCATGTGGTGGCGCGCCACTCCGCCGAGCAGCTGGCCAAGGCAAAGCTAACCCAGGGGCTGACAGGTGCCGCCGCTATCGCCACTTACGATCCGGATAACCCCGCCAGCCGGTCGGGTGCTGCGGTGGCCGCCATGGTGGGCCAGTTGCTCAACATGCGCTACGGGCGCGAAGACGAGCTGGAGTCTGACCGTTTGGCGGTGCAGCTCACAGGCAACGCCGGCTACGATCCCCGGGCTATGATCAAGGTGATGCGTATCCTGGAGGAGGCTGGCGGCGGCGCAGGCGGCCCTGAGTTCTTGCAGACGCACCCGAACCCCGGCAACCGTGTGACCCAGATCGAGCAGGCTATACAGGAGGAGTACCCCAACGGCCTGCCAGAGGGCCTGCAACAATAA